The DNA segment TCACCGCCCGCTTCGAGCGCGAAGCGCGAACGATCTCCCAGCTCAGCCACCCGAACATCTGTACGCTCCACGACGTCGGGCGCTCCGAGGGGCATTCCTATCTCGTCATGGAACTGCTGGAAGGCGAATCGCTCGAGGACCGGCTCAAACGCGGGCCGCTGCCGCTCTCCGAGGTCCTCCGGATCGGACGGCAGATCTCCGAGGCGCTCGACCGTGCGCACCGGTCCGGGGTGGTGCACCGCGACCTCAAGCCGGGCAACGTCATGCTCACCCGCTCCGGAGCGAAGCTCCTCGACTTCGGCATCTCGAAATCGATCCCGTTCGCCACGACCACTGACGACGAGACACTCGACGACGAGACCGCCCACAAACCACTCACCGAAGAGGGAACGCTAATCGGGACGCCGCAGTACATGGCGCCCGAACAGATCGCCGGCGAGCAGACCGACCACCGCACCGACATCTTCGCGCTCGGGCTCGTCCTCTACGAGATGGCGACCGGCGAGCGCGCGTTCCAGGGCGCCACCCGCACGAGCCTCATCGCCGCCATCGTCGGCAAGGATCCGCGGCCGGTTCGCGAGCTCCAGCCGCTCACTCCTCCCGTTCTCGAGCACGTCATCGCCCGATGCCTCGCGAAGGATCCGGACGATCGGTGGCAGAGCGCGCACGACATCGCAGCCGAGCTCGCTTGGATCAGTGAAGCCGGCGAGGATGCGAACGTCACCCTTTCTCAATCCCCGCCAGACCGCGGACGAAAGACGCGCGGCTGGATCGTCCCGCTCATCGCCGCCGCACTCGCCGCCGCCATCACCTGGGCGCTGATACGCGAAGAACCAGCGACCCGGAACGTGATCGAATCATCGATCGAGATGCCCGCCGGGACGCGGCTGTCGCTGATCGGCGGGCTCGCGATCTCTCCCGACGGCACGATGATCGCCACGGCGCTCGACGACATGCAGGGCTCGCGCTCGCTCTGGGTCCGGCCGCTCGCATCGTCGACGTTCCGCCGGATCGAGGGGACGAGCGACGCGGCGTATCCGTTCTGGTCGCCCGACTCGAGCGAGATCGCCTTCTTCGCCGCGGGCCAGCTCAAGCGCGTAAGCGCCTCGGGGGGACCGGTGCAGATGATCGCGCCCGCGCCCGGCGGCCGAGGCGGCGCATGGGGGGCGGACGGGACGATCGTCTTCGCACCGACGATCGAAGGTCCGCTGATGAAAGTCGACGCGACCGGAGGCGATCCGGTGCCGGCTACCCGTCTCGCGCCGGGCGAGACCGCGCATCGCTGGCCGGCCTTCCTTCCCGACGGGGAACGATTCCTCTACGTCGGCATGGCGAATCCCGGAACGGGAAGCGGCATCCACCTCGGTTCGCTCGACGACGAGGAGATGCGCGAGACCGTCTCCGACGTCTCCTCGAGCATGGCGGTCGCCGACGGGCATCTCTTCTACAGCCGCGACGGCGCGCTCGTCATGCAGAAATTCGACGAGGACAGCGCGACCGTCTCCGGCTCAGTGATGCGTGTCCTCGACGGGGTCGCGCTTTCGGAACGGATATCGGCGCTCTTCTCGGTCGCCCGCGACGGAACCGTCCTCGCACAGCGTGGAATCGGCTTCGTCAATTCGCAGCTCGTCTGGGCCGACCGGGAGGGAAACGAGCTGGAGGCGATCACCG comes from the Acidobacteriota bacterium genome and includes:
- a CDS encoding protein kinase, translating into MAISAGSRIGPYEITSRIGAGGMGEVWQATDTRLGRNVAIKFLPPDFAANPHLTARFEREARTISQLSHPNICTLHDVGRSEGHSYLVMELLEGESLEDRLKRGPLPLSEVLRIGRQISEALDRAHRSGVVHRDLKPGNVMLTRSGAKLLDFGISKSIPFATTTDDETLDDETAHKPLTEEGTLIGTPQYMAPEQIAGEQTDHRTDIFALGLVLYEMATGERAFQGATRTSLIAAIVGKDPRPVRELQPLTPPVLEHVIARCLAKDPDDRWQSAHDIAAELAWISEAGEDANVTLSQSPPDRGRKTRGWIVPLIAAALAAAITWALIREEPATRNVIESSIEMPAGTRLSLIGGLAISPDGTMIATALDDMQGSRSLWVRPLASSTFRRIEGTSDAAYPFWSPDSSEIAFFAAGQLKRVSASGGPVQMIAPAPGGRGGAWGADGTIVFAPTIEGPLMKVDATGGDPVPATRLAPGETAHRWPAFLPDGERFLYVGMANPGTGSGIHLGSLDDEEMRETVSDVSSSMAVADGHLFYSRDGALVMQKFDEDSATVSGSVMRVLDGVALSERISALFSVARDGTVLAQRGIGFVNSQLVWADREGNELEAITGMDLFFSPKLSRDGRRLAVDRSNPISGQGDIWVYDLDRNVPTRITFQQENESAPAWSPDDRHLYFHRGVQGASYIERTSAGGTGEVETLFASPAEKRLTHVSSDGNRILFDVLTGTLSDIWLHSVAEGTTKPWLATPFNERGAELSPDGRWIVYQSDESGRNEIYVRGFPDSERKWRITDGGGIMPSWRADGREIFYIAPDRRMMSIPVDPNEQMFAGSPVALFDAGVRSHPVRQYDVTPDGQRFVLNRAGTTSIPPLTLVVRKMMKSEE